The Ptiloglossa arizonensis isolate GNS036 chromosome 13, iyPtiAriz1_principal, whole genome shotgun sequence genome window below encodes:
- the LOC143153941 gene encoding WD repeat-containing protein 26 isoform X3, which yields MENYRVMQQQTSNGGISSGLQQNGGTADSGGPHANGNMIPDSDSDINGVNGETNQNLGPPKIMDKTNQDIVRLIGQHLKTVGLDRTADLLMQESGCRLDHPAAAKFRQRVMDGDWTKAEHDLNELQSFLNGASQSLVEMKFLLLEQKYLEYLEEGLVLEALQVLRNELTPLGHNTGRVHQLSAFMMCSGRDELQTRAGWDGKGATSRAALMDRLQKYLPPSIMLPPRRLHSLLCQAVEMQNQQCTYHVTHTQTSLENVSLLVDHNCSKEQFPCHTIQVLNNHCDEVWYCKFSPDGLKLATGSKDMTVIIWDVDPETLRVTHRKTLEGHTYGVALIAWSPDSSLLIACGPEDCPELWLWSIDPPDYELRATVTQSTDDSLTSCAWYPDSRKFVAGGLRGQFYQFDLEGNVSESWEGVRVKCLWCKSDGKTVLAADSHHRIRGYNLDDLCDFTILQEDHPVMSFSVNKTDRLALLNVANQGVHLWDLQDRCLVRRFQGVTQGHFTIHSCFGGVNQDFIASGSEDTKVYVWHIKRELPIATLTGHSRTVNCVSWNPVYHQMMASVSDDCTVRIWGPRSSSPEKAESDKTAPLESNSSNGSGWREMIS from the exons ATGGAGAACTATCG CGTAATGCAACAGCAGACCTCAAACGGTGGCATTTCCTCCGGACTTCAGCAAAATGGGGGTACAGCTGACTCTGGTGGACCTCATGCAAACGGCAACATGATACCGGATTCGGACAGTGACATCAATGGTGTAAATGGCGAAACAAATCAGAATTTGGGACCACcgaaaataatggacaaaactaATCAAGATATTGTGAGACTCATTGGACAACATTTGAAGACAGTTGGACTTGA TCGTACAGCAGATCTTCTTATGCAAGAGTCGGGTTGTCGTCTAGATCATCCTGCAGCTGCAAAATTTAGACAGCGTGTCATGGATGGAGACTGGACAAAAGCAGAACATGACCTTAACGAActtcaatcatttttaaatggTGCAAGTCAAAGTCTAGTG GAAATGAAGTTCTTAttactagaacaaaaatacctaGAATACTTGGAAGAAGGATTAGTACTGGAAGCATTGCAAGTTTTACGCAACGAACTTACACCTTTAGGTCATAACACAGGTCGTGTCCATCAATTATCTGCATTTATGATGTGCAGTGGACGTGATGAATTACAG ACACGTGCAGGCTGGGATGGCAAAGGTGCAACATCGAGAGCTGCTCTAATGGACAGACTACAGAAATATCTACCACCCTCTATTATGTTACCACCACGACGCCTTCACTCGTTACTATGCCAAGCTGTGGAGATGCAAAATCAGCAGTGCACATACCACGTAACACATACTCAG ACGAGTTTAGAGAATGTGTCGCTGCTTGTGGATCACAACTGTAGCAAAGAGCAATTCCCGTGCCATACTATACAGGTGCTCAATAATCACTGTGACGAAGTGTGGTATTGTAAATTTTCACCCGATGGTCTTAAACTAGCTACAGGTTCTAAGGATATGACTGTCATCATTTGGGATGTCGATCCA GAAACATTGAGAGTAACTCATAGAAAAACACTAGAAGGTCATACTTATGGAGTAGCACTGATTGCTTGGAGTCCTGATAGCAGCCTTCTAATTGCCTGTGGACCTGAAGATTGTCCAGAGCTTTGGCTTTGGAGTATTGATCCACCCGATTATGAACTACGCGCGACAGTTACCCAAAGTACCGATGATTCACTTACGTCTTGCGCCTGGTATCCTGATTCGCGTAAATTTGTGGCTGGAGGACTTCGAGGACAATTTTACCAATTT GATTTAGAAGGTAATGTGTCAGAATCTTGGGAAGGAGTTAGAGTAAAATGCTTATGGTGCAAAAGTGACGGAAAAACTGTTCTGGCTGCTGATTCGCATCATCGAATTAGAGGATACAATCTTGATGATTTATGTGACTTTACAAT ATTACAAGAAGATCATCCAGTGATGTCATTTAGTGTAAATAAAACAGACCGACTTGCACTTCTCAATGTGGCTAATCAGGGTGTACATCTTTGGGATCTACAAGATAGATGTTTAGTAAGGCGTTTCCAAGGTGTTACTCAAGGACATTTTACAATTCATAGTTGTTTTGGTGGTGTAAATCAAGATTTTATTGCATCTGGTAGTGAAG ACACTAAGGTGTATGTGTGGCATATCAAAAGAGAACTTCCTATAGCAACTTTAACAGGACATAGTAGAACAGTAAATTGTGTATCATGGAATCCTGTATACCATCAAATGATGGCTTCTGTATCAGATGATTGTACAGTGAGAATATGGGGACCTAGATCATCTTCTCCAGAAAAGGCTGAAAGTGATAAGACTG cgCCATTAGAGAGCAACTCCTCAAATGGTAGTGGATGGCGTGAAATGATATCGTAG
- the LOC143153941 gene encoding WD repeat-containing protein 26 isoform X1, whose translation MENYRVMQQQTSNGGISSGLQQNGGTADSGGPHANGNMIPDSDSDINGVNGETNQNLGPPKIMDKTNQDIVRLIGQHLKTVGLDRTADLLMQESGCRLDHPAAAKFRQRVMDGDWTKAEHDLNELQSFLNGASQSLVVMIFILKSFKYDEIYMYTYACTFIYYINTLRLQEMKFLLLEQKYLEYLEEGLVLEALQVLRNELTPLGHNTGRVHQLSAFMMCSGRDELQTRAGWDGKGATSRAALMDRLQKYLPPSIMLPPRRLHSLLCQAVEMQNQQCTYHVTHTQTSLENVSLLVDHNCSKEQFPCHTIQVLNNHCDEVWYCKFSPDGLKLATGSKDMTVIIWDVDPETLRVTHRKTLEGHTYGVALIAWSPDSSLLIACGPEDCPELWLWSIDPPDYELRATVTQSTDDSLTSCAWYPDSRKFVAGGLRGQFYQFDLEGNVSESWEGVRVKCLWCKSDGKTVLAADSHHRIRGYNLDDLCDFTILQEDHPVMSFSVNKTDRLALLNVANQGVHLWDLQDRCLVRRFQGVTQGHFTIHSCFGGVNQDFIASGSEDTKVYVWHIKRELPIATLTGHSRTVNCVSWNPVYHQMMASVSDDCTVRIWGPRSSSPEKAESDKTAPLESNSSNGSGWREMIS comes from the exons ATGGAGAACTATCG CGTAATGCAACAGCAGACCTCAAACGGTGGCATTTCCTCCGGACTTCAGCAAAATGGGGGTACAGCTGACTCTGGTGGACCTCATGCAAACGGCAACATGATACCGGATTCGGACAGTGACATCAATGGTGTAAATGGCGAAACAAATCAGAATTTGGGACCACcgaaaataatggacaaaactaATCAAGATATTGTGAGACTCATTGGACAACATTTGAAGACAGTTGGACTTGA TCGTACAGCAGATCTTCTTATGCAAGAGTCGGGTTGTCGTCTAGATCATCCTGCAGCTGCAAAATTTAGACAGCGTGTCATGGATGGAGACTGGACAAAAGCAGAACATGACCTTAACGAActtcaatcatttttaaatggTGCAAGTCAAAGTCTAGTGGTAATGATCTTTATATTGAAATCTTTTAAGTATgatgaaatatatatgtatacatacgcatgtacatttatatattatattaatactcTACGATTACAGGAAATGAAGTTCTTAttactagaacaaaaatacctaGAATACTTGGAAGAAGGATTAGTACTGGAAGCATTGCAAGTTTTACGCAACGAACTTACACCTTTAGGTCATAACACAGGTCGTGTCCATCAATTATCTGCATTTATGATGTGCAGTGGACGTGATGAATTACAG ACACGTGCAGGCTGGGATGGCAAAGGTGCAACATCGAGAGCTGCTCTAATGGACAGACTACAGAAATATCTACCACCCTCTATTATGTTACCACCACGACGCCTTCACTCGTTACTATGCCAAGCTGTGGAGATGCAAAATCAGCAGTGCACATACCACGTAACACATACTCAG ACGAGTTTAGAGAATGTGTCGCTGCTTGTGGATCACAACTGTAGCAAAGAGCAATTCCCGTGCCATACTATACAGGTGCTCAATAATCACTGTGACGAAGTGTGGTATTGTAAATTTTCACCCGATGGTCTTAAACTAGCTACAGGTTCTAAGGATATGACTGTCATCATTTGGGATGTCGATCCA GAAACATTGAGAGTAACTCATAGAAAAACACTAGAAGGTCATACTTATGGAGTAGCACTGATTGCTTGGAGTCCTGATAGCAGCCTTCTAATTGCCTGTGGACCTGAAGATTGTCCAGAGCTTTGGCTTTGGAGTATTGATCCACCCGATTATGAACTACGCGCGACAGTTACCCAAAGTACCGATGATTCACTTACGTCTTGCGCCTGGTATCCTGATTCGCGTAAATTTGTGGCTGGAGGACTTCGAGGACAATTTTACCAATTT GATTTAGAAGGTAATGTGTCAGAATCTTGGGAAGGAGTTAGAGTAAAATGCTTATGGTGCAAAAGTGACGGAAAAACTGTTCTGGCTGCTGATTCGCATCATCGAATTAGAGGATACAATCTTGATGATTTATGTGACTTTACAAT ATTACAAGAAGATCATCCAGTGATGTCATTTAGTGTAAATAAAACAGACCGACTTGCACTTCTCAATGTGGCTAATCAGGGTGTACATCTTTGGGATCTACAAGATAGATGTTTAGTAAGGCGTTTCCAAGGTGTTACTCAAGGACATTTTACAATTCATAGTTGTTTTGGTGGTGTAAATCAAGATTTTATTGCATCTGGTAGTGAAG ACACTAAGGTGTATGTGTGGCATATCAAAAGAGAACTTCCTATAGCAACTTTAACAGGACATAGTAGAACAGTAAATTGTGTATCATGGAATCCTGTATACCATCAAATGATGGCTTCTGTATCAGATGATTGTACAGTGAGAATATGGGGACCTAGATCATCTTCTCCAGAAAAGGCTGAAAGTGATAAGACTG cgCCATTAGAGAGCAACTCCTCAAATGGTAGTGGATGGCGTGAAATGATATCGTAG
- the LOC143153941 gene encoding WD repeat-containing protein 26 isoform X2 encodes MQQQTSNGGISSGLQQNGGTADSGGPHANGNMIPDSDSDINGVNGETNQNLGPPKIMDKTNQDIVRLIGQHLKTVGLDRTADLLMQESGCRLDHPAAAKFRQRVMDGDWTKAEHDLNELQSFLNGASQSLVVMIFILKSFKYDEIYMYTYACTFIYYINTLRLQEMKFLLLEQKYLEYLEEGLVLEALQVLRNELTPLGHNTGRVHQLSAFMMCSGRDELQTRAGWDGKGATSRAALMDRLQKYLPPSIMLPPRRLHSLLCQAVEMQNQQCTYHVTHTQTSLENVSLLVDHNCSKEQFPCHTIQVLNNHCDEVWYCKFSPDGLKLATGSKDMTVIIWDVDPETLRVTHRKTLEGHTYGVALIAWSPDSSLLIACGPEDCPELWLWSIDPPDYELRATVTQSTDDSLTSCAWYPDSRKFVAGGLRGQFYQFDLEGNVSESWEGVRVKCLWCKSDGKTVLAADSHHRIRGYNLDDLCDFTILQEDHPVMSFSVNKTDRLALLNVANQGVHLWDLQDRCLVRRFQGVTQGHFTIHSCFGGVNQDFIASGSEDTKVYVWHIKRELPIATLTGHSRTVNCVSWNPVYHQMMASVSDDCTVRIWGPRSSSPEKAESDKTAPLESNSSNGSGWREMIS; translated from the exons ATGCAACAGCAGACCTCAAACGGTGGCATTTCCTCCGGACTTCAGCAAAATGGGGGTACAGCTGACTCTGGTGGACCTCATGCAAACGGCAACATGATACCGGATTCGGACAGTGACATCAATGGTGTAAATGGCGAAACAAATCAGAATTTGGGACCACcgaaaataatggacaaaactaATCAAGATATTGTGAGACTCATTGGACAACATTTGAAGACAGTTGGACTTGA TCGTACAGCAGATCTTCTTATGCAAGAGTCGGGTTGTCGTCTAGATCATCCTGCAGCTGCAAAATTTAGACAGCGTGTCATGGATGGAGACTGGACAAAAGCAGAACATGACCTTAACGAActtcaatcatttttaaatggTGCAAGTCAAAGTCTAGTGGTAATGATCTTTATATTGAAATCTTTTAAGTATgatgaaatatatatgtatacatacgcatgtacatttatatattatattaatactcTACGATTACAGGAAATGAAGTTCTTAttactagaacaaaaatacctaGAATACTTGGAAGAAGGATTAGTACTGGAAGCATTGCAAGTTTTACGCAACGAACTTACACCTTTAGGTCATAACACAGGTCGTGTCCATCAATTATCTGCATTTATGATGTGCAGTGGACGTGATGAATTACAG ACACGTGCAGGCTGGGATGGCAAAGGTGCAACATCGAGAGCTGCTCTAATGGACAGACTACAGAAATATCTACCACCCTCTATTATGTTACCACCACGACGCCTTCACTCGTTACTATGCCAAGCTGTGGAGATGCAAAATCAGCAGTGCACATACCACGTAACACATACTCAG ACGAGTTTAGAGAATGTGTCGCTGCTTGTGGATCACAACTGTAGCAAAGAGCAATTCCCGTGCCATACTATACAGGTGCTCAATAATCACTGTGACGAAGTGTGGTATTGTAAATTTTCACCCGATGGTCTTAAACTAGCTACAGGTTCTAAGGATATGACTGTCATCATTTGGGATGTCGATCCA GAAACATTGAGAGTAACTCATAGAAAAACACTAGAAGGTCATACTTATGGAGTAGCACTGATTGCTTGGAGTCCTGATAGCAGCCTTCTAATTGCCTGTGGACCTGAAGATTGTCCAGAGCTTTGGCTTTGGAGTATTGATCCACCCGATTATGAACTACGCGCGACAGTTACCCAAAGTACCGATGATTCACTTACGTCTTGCGCCTGGTATCCTGATTCGCGTAAATTTGTGGCTGGAGGACTTCGAGGACAATTTTACCAATTT GATTTAGAAGGTAATGTGTCAGAATCTTGGGAAGGAGTTAGAGTAAAATGCTTATGGTGCAAAAGTGACGGAAAAACTGTTCTGGCTGCTGATTCGCATCATCGAATTAGAGGATACAATCTTGATGATTTATGTGACTTTACAAT ATTACAAGAAGATCATCCAGTGATGTCATTTAGTGTAAATAAAACAGACCGACTTGCACTTCTCAATGTGGCTAATCAGGGTGTACATCTTTGGGATCTACAAGATAGATGTTTAGTAAGGCGTTTCCAAGGTGTTACTCAAGGACATTTTACAATTCATAGTTGTTTTGGTGGTGTAAATCAAGATTTTATTGCATCTGGTAGTGAAG ACACTAAGGTGTATGTGTGGCATATCAAAAGAGAACTTCCTATAGCAACTTTAACAGGACATAGTAGAACAGTAAATTGTGTATCATGGAATCCTGTATACCATCAAATGATGGCTTCTGTATCAGATGATTGTACAGTGAGAATATGGGGACCTAGATCATCTTCTCCAGAAAAGGCTGAAAGTGATAAGACTG cgCCATTAGAGAGCAACTCCTCAAATGGTAGTGGATGGCGTGAAATGATATCGTAG
- the Tbcc gene encoding tubulin-binding cofactor C isoform X1, giving the protein MEFVRCLVFLIGSGGPRYCFLQIQSCKKKDLQKHSNSNMDSATLIEGSLSDRITKRDRERKNIIERRREERQSLAVEAEQSSYFKDSFYSMCKKIKEMLDDAPSVPTSALPGLFDKTNKEIQTLKTYLSQSKMFLKVYDIRRAQEHLQLLENEASDVELKLLPKKKFGFKNRRVVKKTCDKTHDMTDGLKDLKISEGIVNGSTKQNHKLSSKYGDSACMLLGKVDEQLVLDAENVNKNDILLSDLIRCTVRIYGTPSTLHMINLKQCTVLVGPVTSSVFTHDCNECVFAFACQQLRLHSSTDCTIYLHVTSRSIIEDCTKIRVAPYNWSYEDQANHFILAGLDPKINNWNCIDDFNWLSNEKHSPNWCILEPESRVKSWD; this is encoded by the exons ATGGAGTTTGTGAGATGTTTAGTATTCTTAATAGGAAGTGGTGGTCCTAGATATTGTTTCCTACAAATTCAGTCTTGTAAGAAAAAAGATTTACAgaag CATTCAAACAGCAATATGGATTCCGCTACTCTCATAGAAGGAAGCTTATCAGACCGCATTACCAAAAGAGATCGCGAAAGGAAAAATATCATTGAAAGACGGAGAGAAGAACGGCAATCATTGGCTGTTGAAGCTGAACAAAGTAGTTATTTTAAAGACTCTTTTTATTCAATGTGCAAGAAGATCAAAGAAATGTTAGACGATGCACCTAGTGTTCCAACATCAGCTCTTCCTGGATTATTTgataaaacaaacaaagaaattcaAACACTTAAAACTTATTTATCACAAtcaaaaatgtttctaaaagTTTACGATATTAGAAGAGCACAAGAACATTTACAATTACTAGAAAATGAAGCTTCTGATGTGGAATTAAAGTTATTACCTAAGAAAAAATTTGGTTTTAAAAATCGAAGAGTTGTAAAAAAGACTTGTGATAAAACACATGATATGACAGACGGTTTAAAGGATTTGAAAATATCAGAAGGAATTGTCAATGGTTCTACAAAACAAAATCACAAATTGTCAAGTAAATATGGAGACAGTGCATGTATGTTATTAGGAAAAGTTGATGAACAACTAGTTTTGGATGCTGAAAATgtgaataaaaatgatattctgctttctgatctAATTCGTTGTACAGTACGAATTTATGGCACACCTAGTACATTGCACATGATAAACTTAAAACAGTGTACTGTACTGGTTGGGCCAGTAACATCATCTGTATTTACCCACGATTGTAATGAATGTGTATTTGCTTTTGCGTGTCAACAACTTCGATTACACTCTTCAACGGATTGTACTATTTATTTACATGTTACTAGTAGATCAATCATAGAAGAttgtacaaagatacgtgtagcGCCTTACAACTGGTCTTATGAAGATCAAGCAAATCATTTCATTCTAGCTGGTCTTGatccaaaaataaataattggaaTTGCATTGATGATTTCAATTGGTTATCTAATGAAAAACATTCACCAAATTGGTGTATTCTCGAGCCTGAATCACGTGTAAAAAGTTGGGATtaa
- the Tbcc gene encoding tubulin-binding cofactor C isoform X2, whose product MSEHSNSNMDSATLIEGSLSDRITKRDRERKNIIERRREERQSLAVEAEQSSYFKDSFYSMCKKIKEMLDDAPSVPTSALPGLFDKTNKEIQTLKTYLSQSKMFLKVYDIRRAQEHLQLLENEASDVELKLLPKKKFGFKNRRVVKKTCDKTHDMTDGLKDLKISEGIVNGSTKQNHKLSSKYGDSACMLLGKVDEQLVLDAENVNKNDILLSDLIRCTVRIYGTPSTLHMINLKQCTVLVGPVTSSVFTHDCNECVFAFACQQLRLHSSTDCTIYLHVTSRSIIEDCTKIRVAPYNWSYEDQANHFILAGLDPKINNWNCIDDFNWLSNEKHSPNWCILEPESRVKSWD is encoded by the exons ATGTCAGAG CATTCAAACAGCAATATGGATTCCGCTACTCTCATAGAAGGAAGCTTATCAGACCGCATTACCAAAAGAGATCGCGAAAGGAAAAATATCATTGAAAGACGGAGAGAAGAACGGCAATCATTGGCTGTTGAAGCTGAACAAAGTAGTTATTTTAAAGACTCTTTTTATTCAATGTGCAAGAAGATCAAAGAAATGTTAGACGATGCACCTAGTGTTCCAACATCAGCTCTTCCTGGATTATTTgataaaacaaacaaagaaattcaAACACTTAAAACTTATTTATCACAAtcaaaaatgtttctaaaagTTTACGATATTAGAAGAGCACAAGAACATTTACAATTACTAGAAAATGAAGCTTCTGATGTGGAATTAAAGTTATTACCTAAGAAAAAATTTGGTTTTAAAAATCGAAGAGTTGTAAAAAAGACTTGTGATAAAACACATGATATGACAGACGGTTTAAAGGATTTGAAAATATCAGAAGGAATTGTCAATGGTTCTACAAAACAAAATCACAAATTGTCAAGTAAATATGGAGACAGTGCATGTATGTTATTAGGAAAAGTTGATGAACAACTAGTTTTGGATGCTGAAAATgtgaataaaaatgatattctgctttctgatctAATTCGTTGTACAGTACGAATTTATGGCACACCTAGTACATTGCACATGATAAACTTAAAACAGTGTACTGTACTGGTTGGGCCAGTAACATCATCTGTATTTACCCACGATTGTAATGAATGTGTATTTGCTTTTGCGTGTCAACAACTTCGATTACACTCTTCAACGGATTGTACTATTTATTTACATGTTACTAGTAGATCAATCATAGAAGAttgtacaaagatacgtgtagcGCCTTACAACTGGTCTTATGAAGATCAAGCAAATCATTTCATTCTAGCTGGTCTTGatccaaaaataaataattggaaTTGCATTGATGATTTCAATTGGTTATCTAATGAAAAACATTCACCAAATTGGTGTATTCTCGAGCCTGAATCACGTGTAAAAAGTTGGGATtaa
- the Tbcc gene encoding tubulin-binding cofactor C isoform X3 — MDSATLIEGSLSDRITKRDRERKNIIERRREERQSLAVEAEQSSYFKDSFYSMCKKIKEMLDDAPSVPTSALPGLFDKTNKEIQTLKTYLSQSKMFLKVYDIRRAQEHLQLLENEASDVELKLLPKKKFGFKNRRVVKKTCDKTHDMTDGLKDLKISEGIVNGSTKQNHKLSSKYGDSACMLLGKVDEQLVLDAENVNKNDILLSDLIRCTVRIYGTPSTLHMINLKQCTVLVGPVTSSVFTHDCNECVFAFACQQLRLHSSTDCTIYLHVTSRSIIEDCTKIRVAPYNWSYEDQANHFILAGLDPKINNWNCIDDFNWLSNEKHSPNWCILEPESRVKSWD, encoded by the coding sequence ATGGATTCCGCTACTCTCATAGAAGGAAGCTTATCAGACCGCATTACCAAAAGAGATCGCGAAAGGAAAAATATCATTGAAAGACGGAGAGAAGAACGGCAATCATTGGCTGTTGAAGCTGAACAAAGTAGTTATTTTAAAGACTCTTTTTATTCAATGTGCAAGAAGATCAAAGAAATGTTAGACGATGCACCTAGTGTTCCAACATCAGCTCTTCCTGGATTATTTgataaaacaaacaaagaaattcaAACACTTAAAACTTATTTATCACAAtcaaaaatgtttctaaaagTTTACGATATTAGAAGAGCACAAGAACATTTACAATTACTAGAAAATGAAGCTTCTGATGTGGAATTAAAGTTATTACCTAAGAAAAAATTTGGTTTTAAAAATCGAAGAGTTGTAAAAAAGACTTGTGATAAAACACATGATATGACAGACGGTTTAAAGGATTTGAAAATATCAGAAGGAATTGTCAATGGTTCTACAAAACAAAATCACAAATTGTCAAGTAAATATGGAGACAGTGCATGTATGTTATTAGGAAAAGTTGATGAACAACTAGTTTTGGATGCTGAAAATgtgaataaaaatgatattctgctttctgatctAATTCGTTGTACAGTACGAATTTATGGCACACCTAGTACATTGCACATGATAAACTTAAAACAGTGTACTGTACTGGTTGGGCCAGTAACATCATCTGTATTTACCCACGATTGTAATGAATGTGTATTTGCTTTTGCGTGTCAACAACTTCGATTACACTCTTCAACGGATTGTACTATTTATTTACATGTTACTAGTAGATCAATCATAGAAGAttgtacaaagatacgtgtagcGCCTTACAACTGGTCTTATGAAGATCAAGCAAATCATTTCATTCTAGCTGGTCTTGatccaaaaataaataattggaaTTGCATTGATGATTTCAATTGGTTATCTAATGAAAAACATTCACCAAATTGGTGTATTCTCGAGCCTGAATCACGTGTAAAAAGTTGGGATtaa